A single region of the Acidobacteriota bacterium genome encodes:
- a CDS encoding DUF1501 domain-containing protein, producing the protein MDPFKETVRAETRRQFFGTAARGIGGLALASLFAEDAFALPAARDRFGGLPDLPHFAPKAKQCIYLHMMGAPPQMDLLDYKPKMKEYFDQDLPDSIRQGQRLTTMTSGQSRFPIAPSVFEFSQHGGNGAWFSELLPHTASMADDIAIIRSMHTDAINHEPGITFIQTGQQIPGRPCIGSWFAYGLGSLNEDLPTFVVMNAERSHPAAGLQAISAKLWSAGFLSPEYAGVGLQTGDEPVLYLKDPHGVSPDVRRRVLDGMSELNRLRHAQVGDPETLARIEQYEMAFRMQSSVPEMADLSSEPESTWERWGEEAREPGKFQNAALMARRLVERGVRFVQIYHRGWDVHSLLPTVLPAQARDVDRAAWALIQDLKERGLFDETLVIWGGEFGRTIYSQGALTAENYGRDHHPRCFSIWMAGGGVRGGVVHGETDDFSYNIVKDPVHIHDFQATVLHLFGIDHERFTYRHQGLDARLTGVEKARVVREVLA; encoded by the coding sequence ATGGACCCATTCAAGGAAACCGTTCGAGCCGAGACCAGGCGCCAGTTCTTCGGTACGGCCGCGCGAGGCATCGGCGGACTGGCGCTGGCCAGCCTGTTCGCCGAGGACGCTTTCGCTCTCCCCGCAGCCAGGGACCGGTTCGGCGGCCTGCCCGACCTGCCGCACTTCGCGCCGAAGGCGAAGCAGTGCATCTATCTCCACATGATGGGCGCGCCGCCGCAGATGGACCTGCTCGACTACAAACCGAAAATGAAGGAGTACTTCGACCAGGACCTGCCCGACTCGATCCGGCAGGGGCAGCGGCTGACGACGATGACCTCCGGCCAGTCCCGCTTCCCGATCGCGCCGTCCGTCTTCGAGTTCTCACAACACGGCGGGAACGGCGCCTGGTTCTCCGAACTCCTGCCCCACACGGCGAGCATGGCGGACGACATCGCGATCATCCGCTCGATGCACACCGACGCGATCAACCACGAGCCGGGCATCACCTTCATCCAGACCGGCCAGCAGATTCCCGGGCGGCCGTGCATCGGCTCCTGGTTCGCCTACGGCCTCGGCAGCCTGAACGAGGACCTGCCGACCTTCGTCGTAATGAACGCGGAGCGCAGCCACCCGGCGGCGGGCCTCCAGGCGATCTCGGCGAAACTCTGGAGCGCCGGTTTCCTGTCACCCGAGTACGCAGGCGTGGGGCTCCAGACCGGCGACGAGCCGGTGCTCTACCTCAAGGATCCACACGGCGTCTCGCCGGATGTCCGGCGACGGGTGCTCGACGGCATGAGCGAGCTGAACCGGCTGCGCCACGCCCAGGTCGGCGACCCGGAGACCCTGGCCCGCATCGAGCAGTACGAGATGGCGTTCCGCATGCAGTCCTCGGTGCCGGAGATGGCGGACCTCTCGAGTGAGCCGGAGAGCACCTGGGAACGCTGGGGCGAGGAAGCCCGGGAGCCCGGCAAGTTCCAGAACGCGGCCTTGATGGCCCGGCGTCTGGTCGAGCGCGGCGTGCGCTTCGTGCAGATCTACCACCGCGGCTGGGACGTCCACTCCCTCCTGCCGACGGTGCTGCCTGCCCAGGCCCGCGACGTCGATCGGGCCGCCTGGGCGCTGATCCAGGACCTGAAGGAGCGCGGTCTCTTCGACGAGACCCTGGTCATCTGGGGCGGCGAGTTCGGACGGACGATCTACTCCCAGGGGGCCCTCACCGCTGAGAACTACGGCCGCGACCATCATCCGCGCTGCTTCAGCATCTGGATGGCCGGCGGCGGGGTCAGGGGCGGCGTCGTCCACGGCGAGACGGACGACTTCTCGTACAACATCGTCAAGGACCCGGTGCACATCCACGACTTCCAGGCCACGGTGCTGCACCTGTTCGGCATCGACCACGAGCGGTTCACGTACCGGCACCAGGGGCTCGACGCCCGGTTGACCGGCGTCGAGAAGGCGCGGGTGGTCAGGGAAGTCCTCGCCTAG